In a single window of the Pyrenophora tritici-repentis strain M4 chromosome Unknown M4_contig_00036, whole genome shotgun sequence genome:
- a CDS encoding Myosin-tail-1 domain containing protein, translating to MNRSRMDESHENSAPEQPSRATAPTSQTKETLERRASGLPEHTARTTSSTGTVQQPLDISDDSDDELPTTITTRKKGVAFIDHRADLSSPLGIRYPLMSEQRRYSRQSQAEVDTDYFSEAWLSPGPAASLEPLVEHAYERAQFERQPSTSYVIPREDNVTTFDLWENDAQGNPQRKDSLHTTPIGHTNNDQSKALNRLYDQIRDMWRDLGNERKHSDQLGEQLLARDKVIENLHSKDQETQDILEGYKGDVADTQAVLKNCQDQLQSSVATVARLTEELRDARGSAHEDYQQAQNQAENLAARKSAYKDKYRQEHDAHRATLENMKKLQAKLKQATAKVSRPFPPDSSDSEGDDANSPLPALSRQGQRGTQSTKNRYSDDEEYDHRRHPRPKKPEPEAFSGNGTTSADYLKWKMDVTDWFADYPYEFASETKKLSYIRQKTKDKAFGCLQHGYLEPGAEFAHSNEAWSILDSVYKSLNTSIEAQSWYESLNSTMKPTESMGEYIARFNVGTSALRWPDTLKIQFMRNRLPVWWRDMTAMKVLESSLTYLDFCQTLRLLEQSNPQRATTTGNRRGNQSLEGGGGGGAGGNKSTPSNGPRNGGSSSGSGPRGRSDIQVKVLRHLNRCFNCLKKNHTFKATGGYCSKEPVASFDSYPEVQDALEKAIANNGVPVGEPARPKVKGAAASVTSTSPQPSENAYEEEEELHPNRFVDDSLTLALSPTVEVSSDDESDPDPTLQAIANRVKALKQQSQTGSRITVSAIAAAAIRGDKYQPLVGQQLVFKGIISSHRSSPQHVEIMGDTGCASLFIDSSHARAHKYDLISLSQPATLELADGSLVAGVTHMARVTVTFGTHTEDVLAYVTKLSGVQMILGTPWFQTHEPRVNWKDMSLSFDSEHCLINSFISSRVAAAAVCHDQDICITSYDEIGRIAELSDKEWEDTQHLRAAGAKVLPEDYEKFRDKMERPHMTRQEILKRLPKVLHPLYQGFDPKEADELPELRGNLDHKIELKLDDTGQPPKPSFQRLRPMSRDEARAVKLYVDDMIKKGHVERSTSAWAAPLLVVRKPGGGIRICVDYRGLNAHTVKNRNAPPLIRDMLAKLSKSRYFSKVDVIAAFNKIRIKEEHKHLSAFITPYGLYQYTVMPFGMCNSPGTFQAYINDVLHEYLDEFCMAYLDDVIIFSETLDQHEKHLVQVVSRLADAGLPMDILKSDFITTEVKFLGLIITADGIKMDPDKVSAIQDWKLPQSLKDVQAFLGFANFYRRFIRGFSDIAKPLTHLTKGDPKLFKMTKEAERSFLALKVAFCSDVVLAHFDPDLKTIVETDASDYVYAAVLSQVQPDGSVRPVAYLSKKMSPTECNYEIYDKELLAIVRAFEEWRPELAGVPEAVEVLTDHRGLEYFRSKRNLNRRQARWAEFLEEFDFRIQYRPGKQGTKPDSLTRRTGDLPDSVTDDRVQHQCQTILGSNRWGGSYAAVRLAGVCLAQSATIN from the exons ACCACAATCACTACGCGCAAGAAGGGCGTGGCCTTCATAGACCATCGCGCCGACTTGAGCAGCCCATTGGGCATACGCTACCCATTAATGAGCGAGCAACGCCGCTACTCGCGCCAGTCTCAGGCCGAAGTCGACACTGATTATTTTTCTGAAGCGTGGCTCTCACCTGGACCCGCCGCGTCCTTAGAACCCCTAGTTGAACACGCCTACGAGCGTGCGCAATTCGAGCGACAGCCCTCTACGTCCTACGTCATTCCTCGCGAGGATAACGTGACCACCTTCGACCTCTGGGAGAACGATGCGCAAGGCAACCCCCAACGCAAAGATTCTCTCCACACTACGCCTATCGGACATACGAATAATGACCAGTCTAAGGCGTTGAACAGACTATATGATCAAATCCGCGATATGTGGAGAGACCTCGGCAACGAGCGCAAACACAGCGATCAGTTAGGCGAACAGCTTCTCGCAAGAGACAAGGTCATCGAAAACCTCCACAGCAAGGATCAAGAAACCCAAGATATCCTTGAGGGTTACAAGGGCGACGTCGCTGACACACAGGCTGTCCTTAAGAACTGCCAGGACCAACTTCAGTCTTCCGTCGCTACAGTTGCACGCCTAACCGAGGAGCTCCGCGACGCGCGCGGAAGCGCTCACGAAGACTACCAGCAGGCCCAGAACCAGGCAGAGAACCTCGCCGCCCGCAAATCGGCCTACAAGGACAAATACCGACAGGAGCACGACGCCCACCGAGCCACATTAGAGAATATGAAGAAACTCCAGGCTAAGCTAAAACAGGCTACAGCCAAGGTTTCTAG GCCCTTCCCCCCAGACTCATCGGACTCTGAAGGCGACGATGCCAACAGTCCTCTACCAGCCCTCTCTCGCCAAGGTCAGCGCGGCACTCAGTCTACGAAAAATCGATACTCCGATGACGAAGAGTACGATCACCGTCGCCACCCCCGCCCAAAGAAACCTGAACCTGAGGCATTCTCCGGTAATGGCACCACTTCCGCCGACTATCTTAAGTGGAAGATGGACGTCACCGATTGGTTTGCTGATTATCCCTACGAGTTCGCCTCAGAAACCAAGAAGCTTAGCTACATCCGCCAGAAGACCAAGGACAAGGCTTTCGGATGCCTCCAGCATGGGTACCTCGAACCTGGAGCTGAGTTCGCGCACAGTAACGAGGCTTGGTCTATCCTTGACTCTGTCTATAAGTCGCTGAACACTAGCATCGAAGCTCAGTCCTGGTATGAGAGCTTGAATTCCACTATGAAGCCCACAGAGTCTATGGGTGAGTACATCGCCCGCTTTAACGTCGGCACCTCGGCCCTTCGTTGGCCCGACACCCTCAAGATCCAGTTCATGCGCAACCGGCTGCCTGTATGGTGGCGCGACATGACCGCCATGAAAGTCTTAGAGTCTAGCCTCACCTACCTTGACTTCTGTCAAACCCTTCGTCTCCTCGAACAGTCCAACCCACAACGAGCCACTACAACTGGCAACCGTAGAGGAAATCAGAGTTTAGAAGGTGGCGGGGGCGGCGGAGCAGGCGGCAATAAGTCCACTCCCTCTAACGGACCCCGGAACGGTGGATCCAGCTCGGGATCTGGCCCCCGTGGCCGCTCTGACATCCAGGTCAAGGTCCTCCGTCACTTAAATCGTTGTTTCAACTGTCTTAAGAAGAATCACACCTTTAAGGCTACAGGAGGTTACTGCTCTAAGGAGCCGGTCGCCTCTTTTGACTCGTACCCCGAAGTTCAGGACGCTCTTGAGAAGGCTATTGCTAACAATGGCGTACCCGTCGGAGAGCCAGCCCGCCCTAAGGTCAAGGGCGCCGCAGCTAGCGTCACCTCCACCTCTCCCCAACCTTCGGAAAATGCTTA cgaagaagaagaggagttaCATCCTAACCGCTTTGTCGACGATTCTTTGACCCTAGCCCTTTCCCCTACCGTAGAAGTCAGCTCTGACGATGAGTCCGACCCGGATCCAACACTCCAGGCAATTGCGAACCGTGTCAAGGCTCTAAAACAACAGAGCCAGACTGGATCCCGGATCACCGTCTCGGCCATTGCTGCCGCCGCTATACGCGGTGATAAGTATCAGCCTCTAGTAGGCCAGCAATTAGTCTTTAAAGGAATCATTTCTTCTCATCGCTCCTCTCCTCAACACGTCGAAATCATGGGTGACACTGGTTGTGCTTCTCTCTTCATTGATTCTTCTCATGCCCGCGCACATAAATACGACCTTATCTCTCTCTCCCAGCCTGCTACTCTAGAACTCGCTGATGGCTCTCTAGTGGCAGGCGTTACCCATATGGCCCGGGTAACTGTCACATTTGGCACCCACACCGAAGATGTCCTAGCCTATGTCACCAAACTCTCTGGTGTCCAAATGATCCTAGGAACGCCCTGGTTCCAAACCCATGAACCCCGAGTTAACTGGAAAGACATGTCTCTAAGTTTTGACTCGGAGCACTGTCTAATTAACT CTTTCATCTCTAGCCGCGTAGCCGCGGCAGCCGTCTGTCACGACCAGGACATTTGTATCACCTCTTACGATGAAATCGGCCGCATCGCCGAGCTATCCGACAAGGAATGGGAGGACACTCAGCACCTACGTGCTGCAGGAGCCAAAGTGCTCCCAGAGGATTACGAGAAGTTCCGCGACAAGATGGAACGTCCGCACATGACGAGACAAGAAATCCTCAAGCGATTACCTAAGGTCCTTCATCCCTTGTACCAAGGTTTTGACCCTAAAGAAGCGGACGAGCTCCCAGAGCTCCGGGGTAACCTTGACCACAAAATCGAACTTAAGCTCGACGATACTGGCCAGCCGCCTAAGCCGTCATTCCAGCGTCTACGCCCAATGTCCCGAGATGAAGCCCGAGCGGTGAAActctatgtggacgacatgATCAAGAAAGGACACGTCGAACGCAGCACTTCCGCCTGGGCCGCACCCCTTCTTGTTGTGCGCAAGCCAGGTGGAGGCATCCGCATATGCGTCGACTATCGCGGTCTGAACgcccacactgtcaagaACCGAAATGCCCCACCACTAATCCGGGACATGCTTGCTAAGCTCTCAAAATCGCGATACTTCTCCAAGGTAGATGTGATCGCCGCATTCAATAAGATACGCATCAAAGAAGAACATAAACACCTCTCCGCCTTCATCACGCCCTACGGACTGTACCAATACACTGTTATGCCCTTCGGCATGTGCAATAGCCCAGGAACCTTCCAAGCATACATTAACGACGTCCTACACGAATATCTCGATGAGTTCTGCATGGCTTACTTAGACGATGTAATTATCTTTAGTGAGACTCTTGATCAACACGAGAAGCACCTAGTACAGGTAGTCTCTCGGCTCGCAGACGCCGGATTGCCTATGGACATTCTTAAATCCGACTTCATAACGACAGAGGTTAAATTCCTCGGGCTTATCATCACCGCCGACGGTATTAAAATGGACCCAGACAAAGTCAGCGCCATTCAGGACTGGAAGCTTCCGCAATCTCTAAAAGATGTACAAGCCTTTTTAGGTTTTGCTAACTTCTACCGCCGATTTATACGCGGTTTCTCGGATATCGCAAAACCTTTAACGCATCTCACTAAGGGCGACCCTAAGCTATTCAAGATGACTAAAGAAGCTGAGCGCTCCTTCCTCGCACTGAAAGTCGCCTTCTGTAGCGACGTGGTGCTCGCCCACTTTGACCCCGACCTAAAGACTATCGTAGAAACTGACGCGTCTGACTATGTGTACGCAGCAGTGCTCTCCCAGGTCCAGCCAGACGGATCAGTCCGGCCGGTCGCCTATCTCTCAAAGAAGATGTCGCCCACAGAGTGTAATTACGAGAtatacgacaaggagctcctcGCTATAGTCCGCGCCTTCGAGGAATGGAGGCCAGAACTCGCAGGAGTTCCTGAGGCGGTAGAAGTGCTAACAGACCATCGCGGGCTCGAATACTTCCGCTCTAAACGCAATCTCAATCGTCGACAAGCCCGCTGGGCTGAGTTCCTAGAGGAATTCGACTTTCGCATACAATACCGCCCTGGTAAACAGGGTACTAAACCCGACAGCCTTACCCGCCGGACAGGAGACTTGCCAGACTCAGTCACGGACGACCGGGTCCAGCACCAATGCCAGACTATCCTAGGTTCCAACCGATGGGGCGGCAGCTATGCCGCTGTACGCCTCGCCGGAGTATGCCTggcacagtccgcaacaatcaattaa
- a CDS encoding ComEC, membrane metal-binding protein: MLVITPTATTTPVFTAASTNIATAAPTLPILAIHSVLAALAIPAAPAVLAAPALANYAPTISALTALTPAAFTLNAPTPTVTALIAATLNALALTAIALATLAILATTTLLPLLLLLFLLLLLLRLLLLRPALATLTPTALTPPHSAILPITASALATSSISTIPVLLAALAFPAVPAVSTALFCPLPPTPPPPAVTAVSAAATAPLVAALTTLATFAFLAALNIFAINPTASVLAAPDTLTISTVLTLSLVLVTCTALNILITTPTTPAPVAASAPAILAAYNILTSTSYLLQLIYTSGYCYCYCYSPTFAILATLTVLTILAVLTILAVLIILAASAVLTILAVLVVLAASAVLTILAVLVVLAASAVLTILAVLVVLAASAVLSTLTALTILAVPAVLAIATINLIVNSLAVRPFLALPLLLLLSSQSSQSP, translated from the exons atgctcgttattactcctacggctactactacacctgtgtttactgccgcttctacaaatatcgccactgcggcccctacgcttcctattcttgctatccactccgtccttgctgctctcgccattccagctgctcctgctgtcctcgctgctcctgctctcgctaattacgctcctactatttccgcccttactgctcttactcctgcagcttttactcttaatgcgcctactcctacggttactgctcttattgctgctactcttaatgctctagctctcactgctattgctctcgctactctcgctattcttgctactactact ctcctacccttgctactcctgctattcttactgctcctgctcctacggctcttacttctacgtcctgctcttgctactcttactcctaccgctcttactcctccgcattccgcaatcctccctattactgcttctgctctcgccacttcctctatctctactatccccgtccttcttgctgctctcgctttccccgctgttcccgctgtctctactgctctcttctgccccttacctcctacgcctcctccacctgcggtaactgcggtttcggcggccgctaccgctcctcttgtcgctgctcttactaccctcgctactttcgctttccttgctgctcttaatatcttcgctatcaatcctacggcttctgttctcgctgctcctgatactcttactatctctactgtccttactttgtcccttgtccttgtaacttgcactgctcttaatattcttattactactcctactacccctgcacctgttgccgcttctgcccctgctatccttgctgcttataatatccttacttctacctcttacctcttacagcttatatacacctccggctactgctattgctactgctactctcctactttcgctatcctcgctactcttactgtccttactatcctcgctgttcttactatcctcgctgtcctcattatcctcgctgcttccgctgtccttacaatcctcgctgtcctcgttgtcctcgctgcttccgctgtccttacaatcctcgctgtcctcgttgtcctcgctgcttccgctgtccttacaatcctcgctgtcctcgttgtcctcgctgcttccgctgtcctttctacccttactgcccttactatcctcgctgttcccgctgtccttgcaatcgctacaattaacttaatagttaattcccttgccgttcgcccctttcttgcgctgcccttgttgctcttactgtcctcgcaatcatcgcaatcaccttaa